TGAAAcgtcaaactttaaatttgATATCTTAATACATAATACATTTCTtattgttccgtagcaacgcacgggtcttTTGCTAGTATGTCTAGGCTTTGGGTCGAAAGTTATGGGTGGTTTAGTAACGCATGCATGCTTCTCGGGTGTCGTCACTGATTAACGGCTAAAGTATTCTGAGTGCGTAATGGCTGACCTTGGGGCGTACGTGAATGAATATTCCTGAAAGAGGCATGCAACTGCGTCTCGTCTCAAACTGATAAGTACTAATCAGCTTGAGCGAAGCTGATAAGTACTAATCGGCCTGACCAAACTATTGATGAAAAAAAgtgtattatttaaaaaaaagttagccAGTTTAAATTGACTTGACTTCACATGGTTAATAGGTCGGCTCAGGCTTGTTTCAAAACCGTAGTGAAAGGAAGCACAAAACATACGCACACCAAAAAGAATAAGAACTGCACAACAGACAGTTAGGATATATTAATGAAACGACCATGTAATACTacataattaaaaataaaaaaaatcatgataaCTTGGTATCTAAGTTTTAACAGCTTTACACCGACGGCAAGGCTCCACAATTTTCAACTCAACAGTAGAGGGAACTTTCTCTAAGATGTATCTTTTCACAGCCAAGAGCGTTTTATGCGCTTCCACGATCATATGTTTATTCACACCGATGCATGTACTAGTTTTGCTGTCAGAACACCTCATATCATAACAGACAGTGTCCAACGTAAGGTACTGTAGTGACACCGCATTCCCAAGAATATGGCATGTTAGCTCAACCATGCTCTTGGCAGAGCAGAAACCAATGATCTGCACCTCCTTGATGTTGCCATGGCAGTGTCCAGGCATCTGCCTTAGATGCGAGGAATCACCCAAAACTGAATCATGCTCCATCCTATCTTGCGTTACCTGCCCATGATAGATATCAATGTCAATAACAGACGAATGACAAGATATGTACTTGAATTAATTGTTCCACCAAATACTAGATACATTTGGCAAGATGAACATGACTTACACACAACGTGAAAGTCTCCAAGGAAGGACAcgcatcaagaaaaaaaactagagaTAAATAATCATAGCCTGGGCAAAAAGACCCTGATGATACCATAAAAGAAATACACAAGTGCTTGAGGTGGAGGAATTTGTCAGGTAATACCGGTATATCTCCCTGCACGAAAACACCTCAGATTAATGATAGACGAAAGGAATTGCCAGTTGCTATTATTCACATGAACAATGCTGGTATATTATGGTGGATATTAGAGTATTACCACCAACGATGAAGTTATGTCAAGAGCTTCAAGATTTGGGACCATCTGTGGAAGCGTAGCACGAGCATAATGAACAAGATTCCAACACGAACCTAGAATATTAAGGTCTCGCACTGTATCTCCAAATGAAAGTTCTACTACACCACCGGTGTATTGAAAATAGGAGAGATTTGGAGCTTTGCTCTTTACAACTTCCAGATTTTCACACTCACACAGGACCAAACGGTTAAGCCTCTGCAGCAAGTAAGGTATATTCAGGGAAATTATCTCATCGCAATCCATGATTATCAATTCCTCCAAAGCAAAAGAACTGGAAAGCAGGCACGATAACTCATCCCCTGTAATATGCACTTCATACAATTCCAGACTAGTCAGGCTTCTTAAGCAACTAAATCCAGCCATGGGACGGAATACACAACAGCTGAGATTGAGATTCCGAATTGAGTTTGCACTCCCACCAAGTAAAATTGAACACGGGAAGTTGTACTCTACGTCATAATGAAGTGAAAGTGCAAGTTCTTCAATCCCTGGCCTAACACCAAGACCAAGCCAATTATTAAGATAAGAGGTGCTGATATTAGCAACATCATGTATTTCAAGCTTGAGTGCCTTGACACCAATGCCTGAGTGGTTTTTCAGAATGTGGTCAATTTTCGTGATAAGATCAATCGATATTTCATCTGATATTTTATTCTCTCTGTACTGGTTTTCATCAACCAGTGTTTCCAA
The Brachypodium distachyon strain Bd21 chromosome 2, Brachypodium_distachyon_v3.0, whole genome shotgun sequence genome window above contains:
- the LOC100841226 gene encoding uncharacterized protein LOC100841226 isoform X1 is translated as MGLPALQRLMSMQRDRRHRQIQPRNGLIASLDKRKELTCLQEDKPPGGKKLRRLGPSLPEEIWGHIHSLLSLRDAARAACVSHTFLRSWRCHPNLTFRLETLVDENQYRENKISDEISIDLITKIDHILKNHSGIGVKALKLEIHDVANISTSYLNNWLGLGVRPGIEELALSLHYDVEYNFPCSILLGGSANSIRNLNLSCCVFRPMAGFSCLRSLTSLELYEVHITGDELSCLLSSSFALEELIIMDCDEIISLNIPYLLQRLNRLVLCECENLEVVKSKAPNLSYFQYTGGVVELSFGDTVRDLNILGSCWNLVHYARATLPQMVPNLEALDITSSLVGDIPVLPDKFLHLKHLCISFMVSSGSFCPGYDYLSLVFFLDACPSLETFTLCVTQDRMEHDSVLGDSSHLRQMPGHCHGNIKEVQIIGFCSAKSMVELTCHILGNAVSLQYLTLDTVCYDMRCSDSKTSTCIGVNKHMIVEAHKTLLAVKRYILEKVPSTVELKIVEPCRRCKAVKT